AGTAAAGGGGCCACAATCTTGGAAAGGGATCAATGATCATTGAAGTTCTGGACACAGGGCAAAGCAAGGGTGACATCAAAGAGTTACTAATTCATTCGGTGGATCTGTTACAAAATCCCACTAGATAGCTATGATACGTTGATTAAAAAGGTAGCTGGAAAAAAAGCCCAAGATTGAAGAGACTCCATACCCGACAGATATCTGTCTAACAAAGAACATAAACCAATTTAGGTAATATATTGGACGCGTCACGATACACTACCACTTCAATATATACAACCCAAAACACCAAAAGAGGCCAAAAGAGGCTGTCTAGTTTGCGGGAGCACGAGGGGCATTTCCAATAGGACCCGCGCGACGGCTCCTAATCTTGGTATTAGACTGAGATCAAACGAGAGGTACAGAATAAATATGAACTTACATCATGGTTCGGCTAAAGAAACTGATACCAATCATAAATAGCCAACTGGGGACAGCACCAAGAGCCCAGATAGCGTAGCCCATGGGGATGTTGAGCTGGTACTTGGCGACCCAGCCGTCAACGGGGTGGAGAGCGCCCTCATAGACGGGGACCTTCTCGTAGGTCTTTTTGGAGTGGATCTCGTAAATGGTTTCGGGAGTGACGGTAGTAGCGTTCAGGTAGATGTTGCGCAGAGGAGTCGGGGCACGCTCCTCGCCAGCAGAGGGCTCCTTGGGAACCTGGTAGTACTGGACGGAGGGAGCGCTGGCGGACCAGGCTGCACACAGGACCTGGTTTGCCTCGCAGTCCAAGTATCCGAGTTGAGGTGAGACAGGGTCGGCTGAGAACAACAGGACGGATTCCTGGGAATTGCGAGCACAAGGTTAGGGGGTTGGGACTTGACGCAAAAAATACGCGTCGAGGGAAAATCAACAACTCACCTTGAATGCCTTGTCGGCAGGTCCGCAGCGACCAAAGCAGGTCTTGTTGCCACCAGTGGTGTAGATCAACCAGTCCTCGGCCTGGGGTCCCGGGGCAAGGATGGACTGCCAGTTGTCCAGAGACACGTT
Above is a window of Penicillium digitatum chromosome 2, complete sequence DNA encoding:
- a CDS encoding peptidyl-tRNA hydrolase, with the protein product MLWSWDGAIGAEKGGAGVNSSVVVGQRSGQLSSTGHKYLPLNTILVPDCVNSYPPPVIALKMHFTSLVTLLPALAMAQEQIPLVDRVQGWFNQVKSYVPTAAPTVAPIEKLAVKIIEKSVTNVSLDNWQSILAPGPQAEDWLIYTTGGNKTCFGRCGPADKAFKESVLLFSADPVSPQLGYLDCEANQVLCAAWSASAPSVQYYQVPKEPSAGEERAPTPLRNIYLNATTVTPETIYEIHSKKTYEKVPVYEGALHPVDGWVAKYQLNIPMGYAIWALGAVPSWLFMIGISFFSRTMMSRRAGPIGNAPRAPAN